A genomic window from Silene latifolia isolate original U9 population chromosome 11, ASM4854445v1, whole genome shotgun sequence includes:
- the LOC141611842 gene encoding uncharacterized protein LOC141611842, with protein MGEVAVAVGGREVVGLMRPLVGGNIKGVLKSAGVPKLKSRAAMRFGIKAQYPSTYSSSISTDIPLYETDTPTASFDHYLEDKPRVFRAMFPDKQRSHRLNEEEWRVHMLPIEFLFITVIPVIDMRLRCKTSGKEYPPGISPSISKVLELDIVRWELQGLDDAAKPTQFNLGVKGALYPDRRGLRTRLKGQLEMNITVILPPMLALLPQYMLTSVSETVLRKLVENMKDKVNSSLLADYSEFRRERQMDTIKN; from the exons atgggGGAAGTGGCAGTTGCAGTGGGAGGAAGGGAAGTTGTGGGTTTAATGCGGCCATTAGTTGGAGGTAATATTAAGGGTGTGCTAAAATCAGCTGGTGTTCCAAAATTAAAGTCACGAGCAGCAATGAGGTTTGGAATTAAGGCACAATACCCTTCAACTTACTCTTCCTCTATCTCTACTGATATTCCTCTCTATGAAACTGATACCCCGAcg GCATCATTTGATCACTACTTAGAGGATAAACCCAGAGTATTCAGAGCTATGTTCCCCGATAAACAAAGAAGTCATCGACTTAATGAG GAAGAATGGAGAGTACACATGCTACCCATAGAATTCCTCTTCATCACAGTTATTCCAGTTATAGACATGAGGTTGAGATGTAAAACAAGTGGCAAGGAATACCCACCAGGAATTTCACCGTCAATCTCTAAAGTCCTCGAGCTTGACATT GTTAGATGGGAGCTTCAGGGGTTAGATGATGCAGCAAAGCCAACTCAGTTTAATCTTGGAGTTAAAGGAGCCCTGTATCCCGATAGACGCGGGTTGAGAACCAGGCTCAAAGGTCAATTAGAGATGAACATCACTGTTATTCTCCCACCAATGCTCGCTCTACTCCCTCAATATATGCTCACAAGTGTTTCTGAAACG GTGCTAAGGAAGCTAGTTGAAAACATGAAAGATAAGGTCAACAGCAGTTTATTGGCTGATTACAGTGAGTTCCGTAGAGAGCGACAAATGGACACAATAAAAAACTGA
- the LOC141611841 gene encoding uncharacterized protein LOC141611841, with translation MTSGESMTAYERRRLENIKRNSEMLASLSVHSRLTDLSASSNKRHREEKSYKKSSVKKKEPQSPVVIRRSLRTRGVPPDSNGLPGDFNESLKTTKLSYSSEPRSSVTGPLSMKDAFDMENGSYRALVEKFANVTKTLLDGEGTRRTRSTTNAVSRTFSKVERVKLEDPIDVNSLDLESENIARVLPGRIFCVRFFPTTDMTMVVAGNKLGQLGFWDVKPQEENEDVIHVYRPHTAPISGISIHPFSLTKVYTSSYDGSIRLMDIEREEFELAHSSSYAIYSLAQQPNNANSVYVGGGNGDLNVVDGRVRESTNSWSLHERRINTIDFNPSNPNIMATSSSDGLACLWDLRKMDVKHPELTALQSIDHKRAVHSSYFSPSGGSVATTSLDNNIGVFCGVNFEDKLMIPHDNRTSRWISTFRAIWGWDDTHLFVGNMGRKVDVLSLNQRKTVYTLDSPLMSAIPCRYDAHPYTVGMLAGATSGGQIYIWTASL, from the exons ATGACTTCCGGCGAATCGATGACGGCGTACGAGCGACGGCGGCTGGAAAATATCAAGCGCAACAGCGAAATGCTTGCTTCTCTCAGCGTCCATTCCCGCCTTACCGATCTCTCCGCTTCCTCTAATAAGCGCCATCG AGAGGAGAAAAGTTACAAGAAGAGTTCAGTTAAGAAGAAGGAACCACAATCTCCAGTTGTAATTCGACGTTCCCTGCGTACTCGAGGGGTTCCCCCTGATTCAAATGGACTTCCTGGTGACTTCAATGAGTCGCTTAAAACCACAAAATTGTCTTACTCGTCTGAACCACGTTCGTCTGTCACGGGGCCTCTTAGTATGAAGGATGCTTTTGACATGGAGAATGGTTCGTATCGtgcccttgtggagaaatttgcAAATGTTACAAAGACCTTGTTAGATGGCGAAGGAACCCGTAGGACTAGGAGTACCACAAATGCCGTCTCAAGGACCTTTTCTAAGGTCGAGAGGGTGAAACTGGAGGACCCTATTGATGTGAACTCTTTGGATTTGGAATCTGAAAACATTGCTAGGGTTTTACCTGGGAGAATATTCTGTGTTCGGTTCTTTCCAACAACGGATATGACTATGGTTGTTGCGGGCAATAAGCTTGGGCAGTTGGGATTTTGGGATGTTAAACCACAGGAAGAGAATGAAGATGTAATTCATGTCTACCGACCGCATACTGCCCCAATTTCTGGAATTTCTATTCATCCTTTTTCATTGACAAAG GTGTACACAAGTAGTTATGATGGATCCATCCGGTTGATGGATATCGAGAGAGAGGAGTTTGAATTAGCACACTCAAGCAGTTATGCTATATATTCTCTCGCACAACAACCAAACAATGCAAACTCTGTTTATGTTGGTGGGGGTAATGGAGATCTAAATGTGGTTGATGGAAGAGTTCGAGAATCAACAAATTCTTGGTCTTTACATGAGAGGAGGATAAACACCATCGATTTTAATCCATCAAACCCGAATATAATGGCTACTAGCTCCAGCGATGGTCTTGCTTGCCTCTGGGATCTCCGGAAGATGGATGTGAAACATCCTGAGCTCACAGCTTTACAGTCAATTGATCACAAGCGTGCTGTACATTCTTCTTATTTCTCACCTTCTGGTGGTAGCGTGGCAACAACAAG TTTGGATAACAATATTGGTGTATTTTGCGGGGTAAACTTCGAAGACAAGCTTATGATCCCCCATGATAATAGGACTAGTAGATGGATCTCCACTTTCAG AGCAATATGGGGCTGGGATGATACCCATCTGTTTGTCGGAAATATGGGTCGGAAAGTTGATGTTCTATCTTTAAACCAACGGAAGACTGTATATACACTGGACAGCCCTCTAATGTCGGCTATTCCATGTCGATATGACGCTCACCCATATACGGTCGGAATGCTGGCTGGTGCAACAAGTGGTGGTCAAATTTACATATGGACAGCATCTTTGTGA